A region of Planococcus sp. MSAK28401 DNA encodes the following proteins:
- a CDS encoding YqgQ family protein yields MKDLYDVMQLLKRYGTIIYTADFISDIDLMESDIRDLYDHDFITPREYASALMILRQKRTEYEKKGKS; encoded by the coding sequence ATGAAAGACCTTTACGATGTAATGCAATTACTGAAAAGGTACGGCACGATCATTTATACTGCGGATTTCATTTCGGATATCGATTTGATGGAATCCGACATTCGCGACCTATACGACCACGATTTCATCACGCCGCGTGAATACGCGTCTGCCTTGATGATTTTGCGGCAGAAACGCACAGAATATGAGAAAAAAGGAAAATCATGA
- a CDS encoding LTA synthase family protein: MKNKEWPKHSVLAIAVIATWLTTYVVYKTAFSITIDNALQEFILFLNPLSLLLFAYGGALFFKSKKARNRYILAIAVLTSVILYGNVAFYRFFTDFITLPVLFQTDNFGDIGNSAAASIFWSDILYFADIIIILLAMRFVKEKETAVKSAATHRKAYFVLSAAVLFFNLGLAEAERPQLLTRSFDREMLVKNLGMYNYHLYDVYIQSKSQAQRALADGSELTEVTNYVRSNQAEPSEEMFGAAEGRNLIVVTLESLQTFVLNNEMNGETITPFMNELTQDEDTIYFPNFYHQTGLGKTSDSEFLLETGMYPLSGGAVFFTHSGNTFNSMAEKMGNEGYSTNVQHANTKSFWNRDMMYESLDIDKFYDIQSYTVGEGQAVNWGMKDIPFFEQSVGHMSEMQQPFYTRLLSLTNHHPFTLDEEDKLIDEFDSNSGTLNRYFQTVRYLDEAVKSLFEDLKEQGLYENSIIVMYGDHYGISDNHNEAMAQYLGKEITPYESAQLQKVPFFVHIPGYEKGYVDEEIGGQVDMRSTILHLMGMETEKDIQFGGDLFSEEHEEFVIFRDGRFVTDEYVYAANVCYDIETGEPMEDQSVCDPYAEQALEELQYSESIINGDLLRFYEEENGQLKTLDEQEQP; encoded by the coding sequence ATGAAAAACAAAGAATGGCCTAAGCATTCGGTCCTGGCCATCGCAGTCATCGCGACATGGCTGACGACATATGTCGTCTACAAAACGGCCTTTTCCATTACAATCGACAATGCATTGCAGGAATTCATCCTGTTCTTGAACCCCTTAAGCTTACTATTATTCGCCTATGGAGGCGCGCTCTTCTTCAAGAGCAAGAAAGCAAGAAATCGCTATATCCTAGCCATCGCCGTTTTGACTTCGGTCATTTTATACGGCAATGTGGCGTTCTACCGTTTCTTTACGGATTTTATCACGCTGCCCGTATTGTTCCAAACGGATAATTTTGGTGACATCGGCAATAGTGCTGCTGCGAGCATCTTCTGGAGCGATATTCTCTATTTCGCTGACATCATCATCATCCTGTTGGCGATGCGCTTCGTGAAGGAGAAGGAGACAGCAGTCAAATCGGCAGCGACACACCGCAAAGCATATTTTGTCTTGTCAGCAGCTGTGCTGTTCTTTAACCTCGGCCTTGCCGAAGCAGAACGCCCACAACTATTGACGAGAAGCTTTGACCGCGAAATGCTCGTCAAGAACCTGGGGATGTATAACTACCATCTGTATGATGTTTATATCCAATCGAAATCACAAGCACAGCGAGCGCTTGCGGACGGCTCCGAATTGACGGAAGTGACCAACTACGTCCGTTCGAACCAAGCGGAACCATCTGAAGAAATGTTCGGCGCTGCGGAAGGGCGTAATTTGATCGTCGTGACACTCGAGTCATTGCAGACCTTTGTTTTGAACAATGAAATGAACGGCGAGACCATCACGCCTTTCATGAACGAATTGACACAAGACGAAGATACGATTTACTTCCCGAACTTTTACCACCAGACCGGGCTCGGGAAAACTTCCGACTCCGAGTTCCTGCTTGAGACTGGCATGTATCCGCTGAGCGGAGGCGCCGTGTTCTTTACGCACAGCGGTAATACATTTAATTCCATGGCGGAAAAGATGGGCAATGAAGGTTATTCGACCAATGTCCAACACGCCAATACGAAAAGCTTCTGGAATCGCGACATGATGTACGAATCACTTGATATTGACAAGTTCTATGATATCCAGAGCTATACAGTAGGCGAAGGGCAAGCCGTCAACTGGGGCATGAAGGACATTCCGTTCTTCGAGCAATCAGTCGGCCATATGTCTGAAATGCAGCAGCCGTTCTATACGCGCTTGTTGTCGCTTACGAACCATCATCCATTCACATTGGATGAGGAAGACAAACTGATCGATGAGTTCGATTCCAATTCAGGCACGTTGAACCGTTATTTCCAAACGGTGCGTTATTTGGATGAAGCGGTCAAATCATTGTTCGAAGATTTGAAGGAACAAGGATTGTATGAAAACTCCATCATCGTGATGTACGGCGACCATTATGGCATCTCCGACAACCACAACGAAGCGATGGCGCAGTATCTAGGCAAGGAAATTACGCCGTATGAATCGGCGCAATTGCAAAAAGTGCCATTTTTCGTCCATATCCCAGGTTATGAAAAGGGCTATGTAGATGAGGAAATCGGCGGCCAAGTGGATATGCGTTCGACGATCCTTCATTTGATGGGCATGGAAACCGAAAAAGACATTCAATTCGGGGGAGATTTATTCTCTGAAGAACACGAGGAATTCGTCATTTTCCGTGACGGGCGCTTTGTGACCGATGAATATGTCTATGCGGCGAATGTCTGCTACGATATCGAAACGGGCGAACCGATGGAAGACCAAAGCGTGTGCGATCCATACGCTGAACAGGCTCTTGAGGAGCTCCAGTATTCCGAATCGATCATCAATGGCGATTTGCTGAGGTTCTATGAAGAGGAAAACGGCCAATTGAAAACATTGGATGAACAAGAACAACCGTAA
- the pstB gene encoding phosphate ABC transporter ATP-binding protein PstB yields MNTATIKTKINTAQPTSVEQVEKESVYSTRQLNLWYGNNHALKNIDLEIGENEVTAIIGPSGCGKSTYLKTLNRMVELVPSVKTSGEIQYRGRNIFESSYGVEELRTRVGMVFQKPNPFPKSIYDNIAYGPRIHGIKNKKILDEIVEKSLRGAAIWDEVKDRLNENAYGISGGQQQRICIARTLAIEPDVILMDEPTSALDPISTLKIEELVQELKEQYSIIIVTHNMQQAARISDKTAFFLNGEVIEYDRTDTIFSNPADKRTEDYISGRFG; encoded by the coding sequence ATGAACACAGCAACGATCAAAACGAAAATCAATACAGCACAGCCTACCTCAGTAGAACAAGTTGAGAAGGAAAGTGTTTATAGCACGCGCCAATTGAATTTATGGTATGGCAATAACCATGCCTTGAAAAACATTGATTTGGAAATCGGGGAAAACGAAGTCACGGCGATTATCGGGCCATCAGGGTGCGGGAAATCAACTTATTTGAAAACATTGAACCGCATGGTGGAACTGGTGCCTTCTGTGAAGACTTCAGGGGAAATCCAATACCGCGGCCGCAATATCTTTGAATCCAGTTACGGAGTTGAAGAATTGCGCACACGCGTCGGCATGGTGTTCCAAAAGCCGAATCCGTTCCCGAAATCGATTTATGATAACATCGCTTACGGCCCGCGCATCCACGGCATCAAAAACAAGAAAATCTTGGACGAAATCGTCGAAAAAAGCTTGCGCGGCGCAGCCATCTGGGACGAAGTGAAAGACCGCCTGAACGAAAATGCATACGGCATCTCGGGCGGCCAACAGCAGCGGATCTGCATCGCGCGCACATTGGCGATTGAACCGGACGTCATCTTGATGGATGAGCCAACATCTGCACTTGACCCGATTTCTACTTTGAAAATCGAAGAACTAGTGCAGGAATTGAAAGAGCAATACAGCATCATCATCGTAACCCATAATATGCAGCAAGCTGCGCGGATTTCCGATAAAACTGCCTTCTTCTTGAACGGGGAAGTCATCGAATATGACCGTACGGATACAATTTTCTCTAACCCTGCCGACAAACGGACAGAGGATTATATTTCAGGTCGATTCGGCTGA
- the rpmG gene encoding 50S ribosomal protein L33, producing the protein MRVNITLACTDCGERNYSTVKNKRNNPERLELKKYCSREKKMTTHRETK; encoded by the coding sequence ATGCGTGTAAACATTACACTAGCTTGCACAGACTGTGGCGAAAGAAACTACAGCACTGTTAAAAATAAGCGCAACAACCCTGAGCGTCTTGAATTGAAAAAATATTGCTCACGTGAAAAGAAAATGACAACACACCGTGAAACGAAGTAA
- a CDS encoding peptidoglycan D,D-transpeptidase FtsI family protein produces the protein MKTPQKRRVSLAKSKLQSNTTFRMNILFFAIFLLFSMLILRLGYLQIVKGEDYARAIARTEEVAVNTSVPRGRIFDSAGRLQVDNEPVNSITYTKMQTTKSSEMLEVAEELAKLIEKDTEKVTLRDKQDFYIQLNTESATEKVTAEERAAIEAEDVPQKEKQQKLDALVREKITDQELNSLTDEQLEVLAIYREMTSGYALSPQIIKGEGVTDEEFAIVSEHLTDPKLEGVNTVTDWKRVKMTDLTILGSTTTPDQGIPANRLDYYLSRDYSRNDRVGTSFLEQQYEDVLQGQKSSVKNVTDGRGRVIETVPVDEGEPGKDLVLTIDSELQYELEKIVEEKLLALKAGPNSQLVKDAYLVMMNPQTGDVLSMVGKRVGEDENGRRVVNDYAFGTFTAAHEMGSTIKGATLLTGYAQDAVEIGEVQIDEPLKFAGTTQKNSIFNTTPFNRIPMNDLMAIERSSNVYMFKIAMDIAGKQYQYNRGLSVDPESFALMRNSYAQFGLGVETGIDLPNEGTGYLGGVSPGTKLLDLAIGQYDTYTTMQLAQYISTIANDGYRVQPHIVKEIRKPSPDGETLGPIETIIEPKIMNRVNNTQEEIDRVKEGMRNVYIGSSGSARAQFSDTPYTAAGKTGTAEAYYFERGNPFHNTVNVNIAHVGFAPYENPEIAYAVVIPYVTTDPTKVPKTNNEIARAAADKYFELKAQRSEDEANEIKPPFSGTRIE, from the coding sequence ATGAAAACCCCTCAAAAACGTCGTGTTTCGCTGGCGAAGTCCAAACTCCAGTCCAATACGACCTTTCGGATGAACATTCTCTTTTTTGCTATTTTTCTGCTGTTTTCCATGCTCATCCTGCGCCTAGGGTATTTGCAAATCGTCAAAGGGGAAGATTATGCCCGTGCGATTGCCAGAACCGAGGAAGTGGCGGTCAACACCAGCGTGCCGCGTGGACGGATTTTTGATTCTGCCGGACGCTTGCAAGTCGATAACGAGCCTGTCAACAGCATCACGTATACGAAGATGCAGACGACTAAAAGCAGCGAAATGCTTGAAGTGGCTGAAGAGCTCGCCAAATTGATTGAAAAAGATACTGAAAAAGTGACCTTGCGCGACAAGCAGGACTTTTATATACAATTGAATACGGAAAGCGCAACTGAAAAAGTGACAGCTGAAGAACGCGCTGCAATTGAAGCGGAAGACGTGCCCCAAAAGGAAAAGCAGCAAAAGCTCGATGCCTTGGTCCGTGAGAAAATCACCGACCAAGAACTCAACAGCCTGACGGATGAACAATTGGAAGTTCTCGCAATTTACCGTGAAATGACTTCTGGCTATGCGTTGTCGCCGCAGATCATCAAAGGTGAAGGCGTCACCGATGAAGAATTCGCCATCGTATCAGAGCACTTGACGGATCCGAAACTGGAAGGCGTCAATACGGTCACTGACTGGAAGCGCGTAAAAATGACCGATTTGACGATCCTCGGCAGTACGACGACGCCTGACCAAGGGATCCCGGCCAACCGCCTCGATTATTATTTAAGCCGTGATTACTCCCGCAATGACCGTGTCGGCACAAGCTTCTTGGAACAACAATATGAAGATGTGCTGCAAGGCCAGAAATCGAGCGTCAAAAACGTCACCGACGGCCGCGGCCGCGTCATCGAGACAGTGCCGGTAGATGAGGGCGAACCTGGAAAAGATTTGGTCTTGACGATTGACAGCGAACTTCAATATGAGCTGGAAAAAATTGTGGAAGAAAAATTGCTTGCATTAAAAGCAGGGCCAAATTCACAGCTTGTCAAAGACGCGTACTTGGTCATGATGAATCCACAAACTGGGGATGTGCTGTCGATGGTCGGTAAACGCGTCGGCGAAGATGAAAACGGCAGACGCGTCGTCAACGACTATGCGTTTGGTACGTTTACGGCTGCCCATGAAATGGGATCAACCATCAAGGGCGCGACTTTGCTGACGGGATATGCACAAGACGCTGTCGAGATTGGCGAAGTGCAAATCGATGAACCATTGAAGTTTGCAGGCACAACCCAGAAAAACTCGATTTTCAATACGACACCATTCAATCGCATTCCGATGAATGATTTGATGGCGATTGAACGGTCGTCTAACGTTTATATGTTCAAAATTGCTATGGATATCGCCGGTAAGCAATATCAATACAACCGAGGATTGAGTGTCGACCCAGAAAGTTTTGCCTTGATGCGCAACTCCTATGCTCAGTTCGGCCTTGGTGTCGAGACCGGCATCGATTTGCCGAATGAAGGCACCGGCTATCTGGGTGGTGTCAGTCCGGGGACAAAGCTTTTGGACCTTGCAATCGGCCAGTATGATACGTATACAACAATGCAATTGGCGCAATATATCTCCACTATCGCCAATGATGGTTACCGAGTGCAGCCGCATATCGTCAAGGAAATCCGCAAACCTTCTCCTGACGGCGAGACACTTGGGCCGATCGAGACCATCATCGAACCGAAAATCATGAACCGCGTCAATAATACGCAAGAAGAAATTGACCGTGTCAAAGAAGGTATGCGCAATGTGTATATCGGCAGCTCCGGATCGGCACGCGCGCAGTTCAGCGATACGCCTTATACTGCAGCCGGCAAGACCGGTACAGCAGAAGCTTATTATTTTGAACGCGGTAATCCATTTCATAACACCGTGAACGTCAATATCGCACATGTCGGGTTCGCCCCTTATGAAAATCCGGAAATTGCATATGCCGTTGTCATTCCTTATGTGACGACTGATCCAACCAAGGTGCCAAAAACAAATAATGAAATTGCCCGTGCTGCAGCAGACAAGTATTTTGAGTTGAAAGCGCAGCGCAGCGAAGACGAAGCGAATGAAATCAAGCCGCCTTTTAGCGGAACACGAATTGAATAA
- a CDS encoding 5-formyltetrahydrofolate cyclo-ligase, whose product MEKAVLRKSVIGQMSELTKTQHADMSSAILEKLLEDPDFQKAQTIGVTISRWPEVNTIPLIEACWQLGKRVAAPKCFAKDRTMDFRLFNRLGQLEIVYMDLQEPIEADTESVSPESIDLLIVPGVVFTQSGYRIGFGGGYYDRYLSGFSGHTRSLAFDFQLAGELPIESHDISVDGIITEKRTIDSKAVRA is encoded by the coding sequence ATGGAAAAAGCAGTGTTGAGGAAATCGGTCATCGGCCAAATGAGTGAACTTACAAAAACACAACATGCCGATATGTCATCGGCGATTTTGGAGAAACTTCTGGAAGATCCCGATTTTCAAAAAGCCCAAACCATTGGAGTGACTATCTCGCGCTGGCCGGAAGTCAATACGATCCCGCTGATCGAAGCGTGTTGGCAGCTGGGAAAAAGAGTCGCCGCGCCGAAATGTTTTGCAAAAGACCGGACGATGGATTTCCGGCTGTTCAACAGACTTGGCCAATTGGAAATCGTCTACATGGACTTACAGGAACCGATTGAAGCCGATACGGAATCTGTCAGCCCGGAAAGCATTGATTTATTGATCGTGCCCGGCGTTGTCTTTACGCAAAGCGGCTACCGCATTGGTTTCGGTGGAGGCTATTATGACCGCTATCTGAGCGGATTTAGCGGCCATACCCGGTCGCTTGCATTTGATTTCCAACTGGCTGGCGAATTGCCTATCGAAAGCCATGACATATCTGTCGATGGCATCATTACGGAAAAAAGAACAATCGACTCGAAGGCGGTGAGAGCATGA
- the sodA gene encoding superoxide dismutase SodA, with product MAYELPELPYAYDALEPHIDKETMNIHHTKHHNTYVTNVNAALEGHDDLSSKSIEELVSDLNAVPEDIRTAVRNNGGGHANHSLFWQLLSPNGGGQPTGAVADAINSKFGSFDEFKEKFEAAGKTRFGSGWAWLVVSNGELEVTSTPNQDSPLSEGKTPILGVDVWEHAYYLKYQNRRPDYLAAFWNVVNWDEVSERYEAAK from the coding sequence ATGGCATACGAACTACCGGAACTACCATACGCGTACGATGCGCTAGAACCGCACATCGACAAAGAAACAATGAACATTCACCACACGAAACACCACAACACGTACGTAACAAACGTAAATGCGGCCTTGGAAGGTCATGACGATCTTTCTTCAAAATCAATCGAAGAATTGGTTTCTGACTTGAACGCAGTGCCGGAAGATATCCGCACAGCTGTCCGCAATAACGGCGGCGGCCACGCGAACCACTCGCTATTCTGGCAGCTTCTTTCCCCAAATGGCGGAGGACAGCCAACTGGCGCAGTAGCTGACGCAATCAACAGCAAATTCGGAAGCTTTGACGAGTTCAAAGAAAAATTCGAAGCTGCTGGCAAAACACGTTTCGGTTCTGGCTGGGCTTGGCTAGTCGTTTCCAACGGCGAGCTTGAAGTCACTTCAACACCAAACCAGGATTCTCCACTTTCTGAAGGCAAAACGCCGATTCTTGGAGTGGACGTTTGGGAACACGCATACTACTTGAAATATCAGAACCGCCGCCCGGACTATTTGGCAGCATTTTGGAATGTTGTAAACTGGGATGAAGTTTCCGAGCGCTACGAAGCTGCTAAATAA
- the pstA gene encoding phosphate ABC transporter permease PstA, which produces MRYIEQEKVVRRMNGRMVVNRVFQGLFMFATALALLALVILLYRIVSQGAGHLSLDFLTNFASRFPDQAGIKAALVGSIWLMAVVAPTSILLGVGSAIYLEEYAKKGRITTFIQMNISNLAGVPSVVFGLLGLTIFVRALALGNSILAAGFTMSLLILPVIIVAAQEAIRSVPGELRDASYGMGATKWQTIVRIILPAAIPGILTGSILALSRAIGETAPLIVVGIPVIIQFLPEGVMDTFTALPMQIYDWSSRPQAEFQTVAAAGIIVLMVVLLFMNSIAVFIRNKFDKSY; this is translated from the coding sequence ATGAGATACATTGAACAGGAAAAAGTCGTCCGGCGTATGAACGGCCGAATGGTCGTCAACCGGGTCTTTCAAGGGCTCTTTATGTTTGCAACAGCGCTCGCGCTGCTTGCACTGGTGATCTTGCTGTACCGGATTGTCAGTCAAGGGGCAGGACATCTGTCGCTCGACTTCCTTACCAACTTTGCTTCACGGTTCCCGGATCAAGCGGGAATTAAAGCGGCGCTCGTCGGGTCGATCTGGCTGATGGCAGTGGTCGCTCCTACATCCATTTTGCTTGGCGTGGGATCAGCGATCTATTTAGAAGAATACGCCAAAAAAGGGCGCATCACGACATTTATCCAAATGAATATTTCCAACTTGGCGGGGGTTCCGTCAGTCGTCTTTGGTCTTCTTGGACTGACGATCTTTGTCCGGGCGCTGGCGCTCGGCAACAGCATCCTTGCGGCAGGCTTTACGATGAGCTTGCTTATCCTGCCGGTCATTATCGTGGCGGCACAGGAAGCGATCCGTTCGGTTCCGGGCGAATTGCGTGATGCATCCTACGGTATGGGTGCAACCAAATGGCAGACCATCGTGCGCATCATCTTGCCGGCAGCGATTCCCGGCATCCTGACAGGGAGCATTCTTGCTTTGTCGCGAGCCATTGGCGAAACAGCACCGCTGATCGTTGTCGGCATCCCGGTTATCATCCAGTTTTTGCCGGAAGGTGTCATGGACACATTCACCGCCTTGCCGATGCAAATCTATGACTGGTCGAGCCGTCCGCAAGCTGAGTTCCAGACGGTCGCAGCTGCTGGGATCATCGTCTTGATGGTCGTGTTGCTATTCATGAATTCAATAGCAGTCTTCATTCGGAACAAATTCGATAAATCCTATTAA
- the pstC gene encoding phosphate ABC transporter permease subunit PstC, producing the protein MRTSVQELIAKSKDKKSKKIIEKLIPILLFLIASVSVLTTIGIVLTLIIETITFFTRVPLSDFILGTTWLPFANSGAQFGIWPLIVGTLKITGIAIVVAVPIGISAAIYLSEYASDNVRRIVKPVLEVLAGVPTIVYGFFALTFVTPVLQSFFPEIKIFNAISPGIVVGIMIIPMIASLSEDAMSSVPKSIRDGALAMGSTKFEVAWKITVPAALSGIIASVVLGLSRAIGETMIVSLAAGSTPKFDGDFTGSIQTMTAYIVQVSKGDAGYGTTIYYSIYAVGFTLFLFTMAMNILAGYMSKRFREEY; encoded by the coding sequence ATGCGGACATCGGTTCAGGAACTGATCGCAAAGTCGAAAGATAAGAAAAGCAAAAAAATTATTGAGAAACTCATCCCGATCCTATTGTTTTTGATCGCTTCTGTTTCGGTTTTGACAACCATCGGGATTGTCCTGACATTAATCATTGAAACCATTACCTTCTTTACAAGAGTACCACTGTCTGACTTCATCCTTGGCACGACTTGGCTGCCGTTCGCCAATAGCGGAGCCCAGTTCGGCATTTGGCCGTTGATCGTCGGAACACTGAAAATCACCGGTATCGCGATCGTCGTGGCTGTGCCGATCGGCATTTCAGCTGCCATTTACTTGAGTGAATACGCTTCTGACAACGTCAGGCGCATCGTCAAGCCAGTTCTTGAAGTTTTGGCGGGAGTCCCGACCATCGTTTACGGCTTTTTCGCCTTGACGTTCGTGACGCCTGTATTGCAAAGCTTTTTTCCGGAAATCAAGATCTTTAACGCGATTTCACCAGGGATCGTCGTTGGCATCATGATCATTCCGATGATCGCTTCGCTGTCGGAAGACGCCATGTCGTCTGTTCCGAAAAGCATTCGCGATGGCGCGCTTGCCATGGGTTCGACAAAATTTGAAGTCGCCTGGAAAATCACCGTCCCGGCAGCATTGTCCGGCATCATTGCCTCGGTAGTGCTCGGCTTGTCCCGCGCGATCGGCGAGACGATGATCGTTTCGCTTGCAGCAGGGTCAACACCGAAATTCGATGGTGATTTCACTGGATCGATCCAGACGATGACCGCCTATATCGTGCAAGTATCCAAAGGTGATGCCGGCTATGGAACGACGATTTACTATTCCATCTATGCAGTCGGCTTCACATTATTCCTCTTCACGATGGCGATGAATATCCTTGCTGGGTATATGTCAAAACGTTTCCGGGAGGAATATTGA
- a CDS encoding PstS family phosphate ABC transporter substrate-binding protein: MRNWKFAMASTILGTAFLLGACGSTEETATGSETADSSSDEAVLEGSVTGDGSSTVAPILEGIVEEYAAVQPEVQVTVGVSGTGGGFEKFIQGETAFSNASRPIKEEEAAALEEAGIEYTEFLLAYDGLSVVVNQENDWVEDLTVEDLKKLWVEDGSTKMWSDINPEWPDEEVVFYAPGTASGTYDYFNEVILEEEDIVESATLSEDDNTLVQGIQGDPNAIGFFGYAYYIANQDTLKVVTIDGVEPNPETIESGDYSPLSRPLFTYANNAKIAEDEAAYDFMQFTLENAGQMAEAVGYVPLAEEDYEQGLADLEALK, from the coding sequence ATGAGAAACTGGAAGTTCGCTATGGCATCAACAATTCTTGGAACGGCATTTCTACTTGGCGCATGTGGCAGCACGGAAGAAACTGCAACAGGCAGCGAAACGGCTGATTCCTCATCAGACGAAGCAGTACTGGAAGGTTCGGTCACTGGTGATGGATCATCTACAGTCGCGCCAATCCTTGAAGGCATTGTTGAAGAATACGCAGCAGTTCAACCTGAAGTCCAAGTAACGGTCGGTGTTTCCGGTACGGGCGGTGGATTCGAAAAATTCATCCAAGGTGAAACAGCTTTCTCGAATGCTTCTCGACCAATTAAAGAAGAAGAGGCGGCTGCTCTAGAAGAAGCAGGCATCGAATACACAGAATTCCTTCTTGCTTATGACGGGCTATCGGTAGTCGTCAACCAGGAAAACGACTGGGTGGAAGATTTGACGGTGGAAGACTTGAAAAAACTTTGGGTAGAAGATGGCAGCACAAAAATGTGGTCAGACATCAATCCGGAATGGCCGGATGAAGAAGTCGTATTTTATGCGCCAGGAACAGCTTCTGGAACATACGATTATTTCAATGAAGTCATCCTCGAAGAAGAAGACATCGTCGAATCAGCGACATTGTCTGAAGACGACAACACGCTTGTTCAAGGAATTCAAGGAGATCCAAATGCAATCGGATTCTTCGGCTATGCTTACTACATTGCGAACCAAGATACATTGAAAGTCGTAACTATTGATGGCGTCGAGCCAAACCCGGAAACAATTGAATCCGGTGACTATTCGCCACTATCACGCCCGCTCTTCACTTACGCCAACAATGCGAAAATTGCTGAAGATGAAGCGGCATACGATTTCATGCAGTTCACTTTAGAGAATGCAGGGCAAATGGCTGAAGCTGTCGGATACGTGCCATTGGCAGAAGAGGATTACGAGCAAGGCTTGGCAGATCTTGAGGCGTTGAAATAA
- a CDS encoding DUF2759 domain-containing protein encodes MSWILMVIFGLTAVLAAIGTVQTLRNKEVLGFLFNFGTFVIFGGFTVATLITHGYPPGLH; translated from the coding sequence ATGAGTTGGATTTTGATGGTTATTTTCGGCCTCACAGCAGTTCTTGCTGCAATCGGTACAGTTCAAACCCTAAGAAACAAAGAAGTTTTAGGATTCTTATTTAATTTTGGGACCTTTGTTATTTTCGGCGGTTTCACCGTTGCAACTCTCATTACACACGGTTACCCACCTGGCCTTCATTAA
- the phoU gene encoding phosphate signaling complex protein PhoU — protein MAVREKFEYELHSAQEQLITLSTMAIDALDKSMKALIAHDIDKALQVIDDDANINRLEEELNDQVILLIAKQSPVATDLRRLIVTIKVASDMERVGDYAVNIAKETIRIGQQDLLEPISKIQRMHELATSMLRQGIDALIEEDVEKAKEIADLDDEVDDLYGEAIRLLFQHSAKEPEKLSQVTQLAFVCRYMERSADYATNIAEQLFYLVRGRHYDLNK, from the coding sequence ATGGCAGTACGCGAAAAGTTTGAATATGAACTGCATTCAGCACAAGAACAATTGATTACACTGAGCACGATGGCCATCGATGCGCTCGACAAATCGATGAAGGCGCTTATCGCCCACGATATCGACAAAGCGCTTCAAGTGATCGACGATGACGCCAACATCAACCGCCTCGAAGAAGAACTGAATGACCAGGTGATCTTGTTGATTGCTAAGCAATCACCGGTTGCGACCGATCTCCGGCGCTTGATCGTCACGATCAAAGTAGCGTCGGATATGGAGCGCGTCGGGGATTACGCCGTCAATATCGCAAAAGAAACGATCCGCATCGGGCAGCAGGACCTGCTTGAACCGATCAGCAAAATCCAGCGCATGCACGAACTCGCGACTTCCATGCTGCGCCAAGGCATAGATGCCTTGATCGAGGAAGATGTGGAAAAAGCCAAAGAAATCGCCGACCTCGATGATGAAGTAGATGATTTGTACGGTGAAGCGATCCGGCTATTGTTCCAGCACAGCGCCAAAGAGCCCGAAAAGCTTAGCCAAGTGACACAATTGGCATTTGTCTGCCGCTATATGGAACGATCTGCAGATTATGCGACCAATATCGCGGAGCAATTATTCTACCTCGTCCGCGGCCGCCATTACGATCTAAATAAATAA